DNA sequence from the Terriglobia bacterium genome:
GGCTGGTAGCCGGCGGCGATCAGGTCGCTGCCGGTGATGAGCGGCGCGGGGCGGATTTGCTCGGCCGGCAAGGCGTGGAATTTCTCTTTCGCGAAGTCGTAGAGCGAGAGATCGCGATGGCTGCTCAGGCAGTCCAGCCGATGCAGCTCCAGATGTTCTTCGAACTTCGGCAGGCGGAAGAACCGCTTGAGCGTGGAGTCTCTCATCCGCGTGACCTCCATGAACTTCATGTGGTTGGCGACCAAGGCGCACACCTGGTCTGTCTCGTCGCTGGAGAGGCGCAGGCGACCGCAGATCTCCTGCGCCATTTTGGTCCCAACTTCGGCGTGCTGGTCAAAGCGGATGCGGTCCGGGGCCACGCGAAACGTGGGCGGCTTGCCCACATCATGCAGCAGTACGCCCAGCGCCAGGCTCTTGGAGCATCCAGCGGGAAGCTGTTCGAGCAACATCATGGTGTGGACCCACACGTCGCCTTCCGGATGATATTGCGGCGGCTGCTGGACGCCCTGCATCTTCTTGATCTCCGGCAGCACTTCGGCGAGTAGTCCCGTTTCATCCAGCAGCTCAAAAGCGCGCTTGGCACGGCCTTCGGTGAGCATCTTCAGAATTTCATCGCGGATGCGTTCGCGACTGACCTGATGAATGTCCGCGGCCAGTTCTTGGATCGCGACAAACGTTTGCGGCTCGATCACATAACCAAAGCGCGCGGCAAAGCGCACGGCCCGCAGCATGCGCAGCTTGTCTTCGGCAAAACGCTGGTGCGGCTGGCCGATGGCACGGATGATCTGGCGCTCCAGGTCAGCTCGTCCGCCGACGAAGTCCAGCACTTCGCCGCTCTCCGGATCAAGCAGCAGGCCGTTGATGGTGAAATCGCGCCGCTGGACGTCAAGCCGGGCTTCGCTGGAGAACTGCACTTGATCGGGATGGCGGCCATCCGAGTACGCTCCGTCACTTCGGAAAGTCGCGACTTCAATGGCGTAGTTGTCGCGCTCGCCTTCAGGGCCATCGCGCAGGACCGGCACCAGCACCACGCCAAACTGCGCGCCCACGGCGTAGGTCTTGGGGAACAAGCGCATCACTTCCTGCGGCTTGGCGGATGTGGCCACGTCGTAGTCGGCGGGCTCGCGCTCGAGCAGCAGATCGCGCACGCATCCGCCGGCGAGATAAGCGGAGTGGCCCTTCTGGCGCAGAACACCCACGATGTTGACGGCTTGTTTTGCTTTGTCCGAAGTAAGCTTCACTGTGTCTGGCTTGTTTCTCCCCGGTACCGGTCTTCTGATCGGCGTTCATCCGCGAAAATCCGCGGTAAGTTTTGCTCTGCGTCGCGCTCGCCACCGCCCTCATCAAATAATATAGACATATGCCTGACGCCTGCATTCTGGGAATTGAAACTTCATGCGACGAGACCGCCGCCGCGGTGGTCTGCTCGGGAGAACGCGTGTTGTCCAACGTGGTCTCTTCGCAGATTGCCACGCACCAGCCTTATGGCGGAGTAGTGCCGGAGCTGGCTTCGCGCGAGCATCTGCGAGCCATCGTCCCAGTGGTCCGCCAGGCGCTGGAGCAAGCCGGACGCAGCTATGAAACCGTGGACGCCATCGCCGTCACCCAGGGGCCCGGTCTGGCCGGAGCTTTGCTCGTGGGCATCAGCTACGCCAAGGCGCTGGC
Encoded proteins:
- a CDS encoding CCA tRNA nucleotidyltransferase translates to MRQKGHSAYLAGGCVRDLLLEREPADYDVATSAKPQEVMRLFPKTYAVGAQFGVVLVPVLRDGPEGERDNYAIEVATFRSDGAYSDGRHPDQVQFSSEARLDVQRRDFTINGLLLDPESGEVLDFVGGRADLERQIIRAIGQPHQRFAEDKLRMLRAVRFAARFGYVIEPQTFVAIQELAADIHQVSRERIRDEILKMLTEGRAKRAFELLDETGLLAEVLPEIKKMQGVQQPPQYHPEGDVWVHTMMLLEQLPAGCSKSLALGVLLHDVGKPPTFRVAPDRIRFDQHAEVGTKMAQEICGRLRLSSDETDQVCALVANHMKFMEVTRMRDSTLKRFFRLPKFEEHLELHRLDCLSSHRDLSLYDFAKEKFHALPAEQIRPAPLITGSDLIAAGYQPGPQFKEWLTAVEDAQLEGTISTKEEALELVRAKAGA